The following proteins come from a genomic window of Winogradskyella sp. PC-19:
- a CDS encoding RNA polymerase sigma factor, with translation MKVIQLHNNEKKLIAKAAKNNREAQHILYELHAPKMLSVCRYYVKDVHQAEEVMLNGFFKVFKHLKSFKSEGSFEGWIRRIMVRESISYLRGKKRLEFPVEEVDFKQNSTDSINSNIEVAEIQRLIDSLPEGYKMVFVMYAIEGYKHYEIAEMLQISEGTSKSQLYKARQLLQQKIKDLNKTNYGTN, from the coding sequence ATGAAAGTCATTCAACTTCACAATAACGAAAAAAAACTTATAGCAAAAGCTGCGAAAAATAATCGCGAAGCGCAGCATATATTATATGAGTTACATGCACCAAAGATGCTTAGCGTTTGTCGTTATTATGTTAAGGATGTACATCAGGCAGAAGAAGTAATGCTTAATGGTTTTTTTAAAGTCTTTAAGCATCTAAAAAGTTTTAAAAGTGAAGGTAGTTTTGAAGGTTGGATACGTCGTATTATGGTTAGAGAATCTATTTCATATTTACGAGGTAAAAAAAGATTAGAGTTTCCTGTTGAAGAAGTTGATTTTAAACAAAATTCTACAGACAGTATAAACTCTAATATCGAAGTTGCCGAGATTCAACGTTTAATAGATAGTTTGCCAGAAGGTTACAAAATGGTATTTGTTATGTATGCCATAGAAGGTTATAAACATTATGAAATTGCAGAGATGCTTCAGATTTCTGAAGGCACATCAAAATCGCAATTATACAAAGCAAGACAATTGCTACAGCAAAAAATAAAAGACTTAAATAAGACCAATTATGGCACCAATTAA
- a CDS encoding polyprenyl synthetase family protein, with amino-acid sequence MKITEQIKQPIAYEMELFEQKFRLAMSSKVALLNRITHYIVNRKGKQMRPMFVFLVAKMMNNGEVSERTYRGASVIELIHTATLVHDDVVDDSNRRRGFFSINALWKNKIAVLIGDYLLSKGLLLSIDNNDFDLLKIISVAVREMSEGELLQIEKARQLDITEDVYYEIIRQKTATLIAACCSLGAASVKPNSDDVEKMRKFGELIGMAFQIKDDLFDYGETKIGKPTGIDIKEQKMTLPLIYALNNSTKKEKSWLINSVKKHNKDKKRVKEVISFVIAKGGLHYAETKMVAFQKEALALLADYPESEFKASLILMVNYVIERKK; translated from the coding sequence TTGAAAATAACGGAACAAATAAAGCAACCAATCGCTTACGAGATGGAACTTTTTGAACAAAAGTTTAGACTCGCTATGTCAAGTAAGGTTGCTCTTCTTAATAGGATTACTCATTATATTGTTAATAGAAAAGGCAAGCAAATGCGACCTATGTTCGTATTTTTGGTAGCCAAAATGATGAATAACGGTGAAGTTAGTGAACGTACATATCGTGGTGCTTCTGTTATCGAGTTGATTCATACAGCAACTTTGGTACATGATGATGTTGTCGACGATAGCAACCGTCGCAGAGGTTTCTTCTCTATAAATGCACTTTGGAAAAACAAAATAGCAGTTCTTATTGGTGACTATTTGCTGTCCAAAGGTTTGTTGTTATCTATTGATAATAATGACTTTGATCTACTAAAAATTATTTCTGTTGCAGTTCGTGAAATGTCTGAAGGAGAATTATTGCAGATTGAAAAGGCACGTCAATTAGATATTACTGAAGATGTATATTACGAAATTATACGTCAAAAAACCGCAACGCTTATTGCAGCATGTTGTAGTCTTGGCGCTGCTTCTGTAAAACCAAATTCTGATGACGTCGAAAAAATGCGAAAATTTGGAGAGCTTATCGGAATGGCATTTCAGATTAAAGACGATTTATTTGATTATGGCGAAACTAAAATTGGAAAGCCAACAGGTATCGATATCAAAGAGCAGAAAATGACCTTGCCTTTAATTTACGCGCTCAATAACTCAACAAAAAAGGAAAAGTCTTGGCTAATTAACTCTGTAAAAAAGCATAATAAAGATAAAAAACGTGTTAAAGAGGTTATCAGTTTTGTTATTGCAAAAGGTGGTTTGCATTATGCTGAAACCAAAATGGTAGCTTTCCAAAAAGAAGCTTTGGCACTATTAGCAGACTATCCAGAGTCAGAATTTAAAGCTTCGTTAATATTAATGGTTAATTACGTTATTGAGCGTAAGAAATAA
- a CDS encoding T9SS type A sorting domain-containing protein: MKKITLTLALILSSGLMFGQVVFTEDFEAPGAPGTPSGWSITDDLENTPPEIWTIENTGEAGGFTTGNTAVYDNGGDGSYATFNSDGYGNTGTLEQSTLTSPVFNASSLTTAVTLSFATFYNGSFGGQGVVQVSNNSGITWTTIQTYSTAADGSAPTVSGIQSLDAPQLIGAATAQIRFVWTGNWSLSWSIDNISIFQCTETLAPSCVTEIGPTNNNNNVTLGPDNSITFEWNTDPLATTYELFINGFSQGNRTSGITFVGFDFNTAYSWSVVPSNCFGIATSCPTWNFTTESCTETAAPACPVTISPTQNQTNVATTEATDGSRQVELSWNTSATAVDYTVIFDGNELGNLADTSVNITGLSLDTTYTYSILANNCFGQSTTCTTVTFTTETTLGTQEDDILNVNLSPNPAKDILNINTSSQIDNVEIFDLLGKKVNSYSKESIYDNSINIASLPTGVYLVLISSENLTKTVRIVKE, translated from the coding sequence ATGAAAAAAATTACTTTAACTCTTGCATTAATTTTATCCTCAGGATTAATGTTTGGACAAGTTGTCTTCACTGAAGATTTTGAGGCACCTGGTGCTCCAGGAACACCATCAGGCTGGTCAATTACTGATGATTTAGAAAATACACCACCAGAAATTTGGACGATAGAAAATACAGGTGAAGCTGGAGGTTTTACTACAGGAAACACTGCTGTTTATGACAATGGTGGTGATGGTTCTTATGCTACTTTTAATAGTGATGGCTATGGTAATACCGGAACCTTAGAACAATCTACATTAACAAGTCCCGTATTTAACGCATCATCATTAACGACCGCTGTCACCCTAAGTTTTGCAACTTTTTATAACGGTAGCTTTGGAGGTCAAGGTGTTGTACAAGTCTCTAACAATAGCGGAATAACTTGGACGACTATACAGACCTATTCTACAGCTGCTGATGGTTCTGCTCCAACAGTTTCGGGTATTCAATCTTTAGATGCTCCGCAATTAATTGGTGCTGCAACTGCTCAAATACGTTTTGTTTGGACAGGAAACTGGTCTCTTTCATGGTCTATAGATAATATTTCTATTTTTCAATGTACAGAGACCCTAGCTCCAAGTTGCGTCACTGAAATAGGTCCAACCAACAACAACAACAATGTAACATTAGGTCCAGATAATTCTATAACTTTTGAATGGAATACTGACCCTCTAGCTACTACTTATGAATTATTCATTAACGGATTCTCTCAAGGTAATCGTACTTCTGGAATTACATTTGTGGGATTTGATTTTAACACCGCATATAGTTGGTCTGTAGTTCCTTCCAATTGCTTTGGAATAGCCACTAGTTGTCCTACCTGGAATTTTACAACTGAATCTTGTACAGAGACTGCAGCTCCAGCCTGCCCTGTAACCATATCTCCAACTCAGAACCAAACTAACGTCGCTACAACAGAAGCTACAGATGGTTCTAGACAAGTTGAGTTATCATGGAATACTTCTGCTACAGCAGTAGACTATACAGTGATTTTTGACGGCAATGAATTAGGAAATTTAGCAGACACATCGGTAAATATTACTGGTTTATCTTTAGACACAACTTATACGTATTCTATTCTTGCAAATAATTGTTTTGGACAATCAACTACCTGTACTACTGTAACGTTCACAACAGAAACCACACTTGGAACCCAAGAAGATGATATACTAAATGTAAATTTATCACCAAATCCAGCTAAAGATATACTAAATATTAATACATCATCACAAATTGATAATGTCGAAATCTTTGATTTGTTAGGTAAAAAAGTAAATTCTTACAGTAAAGAATCAATTTACGATAATTCAATTAATATTGCTTCTTTACCAACTGGTGTTTACTTGGTTTTAATTTCTTCTGAAAATTTAACCAAAACAGTTAGGATTGTTAAAGAATAA
- the rlmN gene encoding 23S rRNA (adenine(2503)-C(2))-methyltransferase RlmN — protein sequence MEIKKKDIRALTKEQLRDFFVSNGDKAFRGNQVYEWLWQKSAHSFEDMTNVSLKTREMLEANFVINHIRVDQMQRSEDGTIKNAVRLHDDLIVESVLIPTATRTTACVSSQVGCSLDCKFCATARLKRMRNLNPDEIYDQVVAIDNESRLYHDRPLSNIVFMGMGEPLMNYKNVIKAIDKITSDEGLGMSPKRIVVSTSGVPKMIKKMADDEVKFKLAVSLHSAIDEVRTSIMPFNATFPLNDLREALEYWYSKTKNRITYEYVVWDGINDQRKDVDALVQFCKFAPSKVNLIEYNPIDDGMFQQANSKAIDMYVKVLEANNITVTVRRSRGKDIDAACGQLANKT from the coding sequence ATGGAGATAAAGAAAAAAGACATACGCGCATTAACAAAAGAACAACTTCGCGATTTTTTTGTAAGTAACGGAGATAAAGCTTTTCGTGGTAATCAGGTTTACGAGTGGCTATGGCAAAAATCAGCACATAGTTTTGAGGATATGACCAATGTTTCTCTTAAAACACGAGAAATGCTCGAAGCTAATTTTGTGATTAATCATATTCGTGTGGACCAAATGCAACGTAGCGAAGACGGTACCATTAAAAACGCGGTAAGACTTCACGATGATTTAATTGTAGAGTCTGTTTTAATTCCTACTGCAACACGTACAACAGCTTGTGTTTCTTCTCAAGTTGGTTGTAGTTTAGATTGTAAGTTTTGTGCAACAGCACGGTTAAAGCGTATGCGTAACCTTAATCCAGACGAAATTTATGACCAAGTTGTTGCTATTGATAACGAAAGTCGTTTGTATCATGACAGACCTTTAAGTAATATTGTTTTTATGGGTATGGGTGAGCCATTGATGAATTATAAAAACGTTATTAAAGCCATTGATAAAATCACTTCTGATGAAGGTTTAGGGATGTCTCCAAAACGAATTGTAGTTTCAACTTCTGGTGTTCCAAAAATGATAAAAAAAATGGCTGATGATGAGGTCAAGTTTAAATTAGCTGTATCGCTTCATTCTGCAATAGATGAGGTTAGGACCTCAATAATGCCATTTAATGCAACGTTTCCTTTAAATGATTTACGTGAGGCATTAGAGTATTGGTATTCAAAAACCAAAAATAGAATCACTTACGAGTATGTTGTTTGGGATGGAATAAATGACCAACGGAAAGATGTAGATGCACTGGTTCAATTCTGCAAATTTGCACCAAGTAAAGTGAATCTTATAGAGTACAATCCTATTGATGACGGTATGTTTCAGCAGGCAAACTCAAAAGCGATAGATATGTATGTAAAAGTTTTAGAAGCTAACAACATTACGGTAACAGTTCGCCGCAGTCGCGGAAAAGATATAGATGCAGCTTGTGGTCAGTTAGCAAATAAGACATAA
- the queA gene encoding tRNA preQ1(34) S-adenosylmethionine ribosyltransferase-isomerase QueA, translating to MKLSHFSFELPEELLAEHPAEHRDESRLMVLDRANQTIEHKMFKDIIDYFDEGDVMILNNTKVFPARLYGNKEKTGARIEVFLLRELNQDQRLWDVLVDPARKIRIGNKLYFGEDETLVAEVIDNTTSRGRTLRFLYDGSYSDFRTKLTELGQTPLPKYINRDVEPEDEERYQTIYATNEGAVAAPTAGLHFSKHLLKRLEIKGIERAEVTLHVGLGTFNPVEVEDLSKHKMDSEEIEIKQSAADIINTAQKNKKRICAVGTTSMRTIESSVSSSGTLNPYEGWTNKFIFPPYDFSIANCMITNFHTPKSTLLMMVSAFAGHDFMKEAYAEAVKEKYKFYSYGDAMLII from the coding sequence ATGAAATTATCACACTTTAGTTTTGAACTTCCAGAAGAATTATTAGCCGAGCATCCTGCAGAGCACAGAGACGAGTCTCGTTTAATGGTATTGGACAGAGCAAATCAAACCATCGAGCACAAAATGTTTAAAGACATTATCGATTATTTTGACGAAGGAGATGTGATGATCTTAAATAACACAAAAGTTTTTCCAGCTAGACTTTATGGTAATAAAGAAAAAACTGGTGCGCGTATCGAGGTATTCTTGCTAAGAGAATTAAATCAAGACCAACGTCTATGGGATGTATTAGTAGACCCAGCTCGTAAAATCAGAATCGGAAATAAATTATATTTCGGTGAAGACGAAACTTTAGTTGCTGAAGTTATTGATAACACAACCTCAAGAGGACGTACATTACGTTTTCTTTATGATGGTTCATATAGTGATTTTAGAACAAAATTAACTGAGCTTGGACAAACACCATTGCCTAAGTACATCAATAGAGATGTAGAGCCAGAAGACGAGGAACGATATCAGACTATATACGCAACTAACGAAGGTGCTGTTGCTGCACCAACTGCAGGACTCCACTTTTCTAAGCACTTGTTAAAGCGATTGGAAATAAAAGGTATTGAAAGAGCAGAAGTGACTTTACATGTTGGTTTAGGTACTTTTAATCCAGTAGAAGTAGAGGATTTATCGAAGCACAAAATGGATAGTGAAGAGATAGAGATTAAACAATCTGCAGCTGATATAATTAACACTGCTCAAAAAAACAAAAAACGTATTTGTGCTGTAGGTACAACATCAATGCGAACTATTGAGAGTTCTGTGTCTTCTAGTGGAACCTTAAATCCATATGAAGGTTGGACAAATAAGTTTATTTTTCCACCATATGATTTTAGTATAGCTAACTGTATGATTACAAATTTTCATACACCAAAATCAACTTTATTGATGATGGTTTCTGCCTTTGCTGGTCATGATTTTATGAAAGAAGCTTATGCTGAAGCTGTAAAAGAAAAATATAAATTTTATTCTTATGGTGATGCGATGTTAATCATCTAG
- a CDS encoding 3-phosphoshikimate 1-carboxyvinyltransferase, with amino-acid sequence MKLHLQKSNIKQSSKIAITGSKSEANRILILQALYSNIQIDNLSNSDDSQLMQKALASKEEIIDIHHAGTAMRFLTAYFSVQEGRQTTLTGSKRMKERPIGILVDALNVLGADISYAENKGFPPIIIKGKKLTNYEVTLKANVSSQYISALLLIASGLKNGLKLTLEGKITSVPYIKMTLSLLDQIGVENSFENNSITVKPKQDDIEPQVLVVESDWSSASYFYSIAALSKVGTQVQLSSYKKDSLQGDSVLAEIYKQFGVETIYLDNKIILEKSSVVNEKTSIELDLSNAPDIAQTICVTAFGLRLKCNLRGLHTLKIKETDRLLALQNELTKLGASISVTNDALSLEASDVINPGVEIETYNDHRMAMAFAPLALRTSILIKDANVVSKSYPDFWKDLAHIGFSIK; translated from the coding sequence ATGAAATTACACTTACAGAAGTCAAATATTAAGCAATCTTCAAAAATTGCAATTACTGGTTCGAAAAGCGAAGCAAACAGAATACTTATTCTCCAAGCTTTGTATTCAAATATCCAAATTGATAATTTATCAAATTCAGATGATTCTCAGTTGATGCAAAAGGCATTAGCTTCAAAAGAAGAAATAATTGATATTCATCATGCAGGTACAGCTATGCGATTTTTGACTGCTTATTTTTCAGTTCAAGAAGGTCGCCAGACGACTTTGACAGGTTCAAAACGAATGAAAGAGCGTCCAATTGGCATTTTAGTAGATGCGTTGAATGTTTTAGGAGCTGATATCTCATATGCTGAAAATAAAGGTTTTCCTCCAATAATAATTAAAGGAAAAAAACTAACAAACTACGAAGTTACCCTAAAGGCAAATGTAAGTAGCCAATATATCTCGGCATTATTACTTATTGCTTCAGGTTTAAAAAATGGATTAAAGTTAACTCTAGAAGGAAAAATAACTTCTGTCCCATATATAAAAATGACATTGAGCTTGCTAGATCAAATAGGTGTAGAAAATTCATTCGAAAATAATAGCATCACCGTAAAACCCAAACAAGATGATATAGAGCCACAGGTTCTAGTAGTAGAGTCCGATTGGTCATCTGCTTCTTATTTTTATAGTATTGCTGCATTGAGTAAAGTAGGTACCCAGGTACAGCTGTCGTCATATAAAAAAGATTCGCTGCAAGGCGACTCTGTTTTAGCAGAAATTTACAAACAATTTGGTGTCGAAACTATCTATCTAGATAACAAAATAATACTAGAGAAGTCATCAGTTGTCAATGAAAAAACATCAATAGAGTTAGATTTAAGTAATGCGCCTGATATTGCTCAGACCATTTGTGTAACTGCTTTTGGATTGCGATTAAAATGTAATTTAAGGGGGCTTCATACATTAAAAATTAAAGAGACAGATAGGTTATTAGCTTTACAGAACGAATTGACTAAACTAGGAGCTAGTATTTCTGTAACTAATGATGCTTTATCTCTAGAGGCATCTGATGTAATTAATCCCGGAGTTGAAATAGAAACCTACAACGACCATCGTATGGCAATGGCATTTGCGCCCTTAGCTTTGAGGACTTCAATTTTAATTAAAGATGCTAATGTTGTTTCTAAATCATATCCTGATTTTTGGAAAGATTTAGCTCATATTGGATTTAGCATTAAATAA
- a CDS encoding nucleotide pyrophosphohydrolase, whose amino-acid sequence MNIQDAQKAVDSWIQEHGVRYFNELTNMAQLTEEVGEVARIIARRYGEQSEKESDKDKDLGEELADVVFVVLCLANQTGIDLQTAFDKKMDKKTKRDHDRHHNNEKLK is encoded by the coding sequence ATGAATATTCAAGATGCGCAAAAAGCAGTAGATAGTTGGATACAAGAACACGGTGTTCGTTATTTTAACGAGCTTACTAATATGGCACAACTCACTGAAGAAGTAGGTGAGGTCGCACGTATTATTGCTAGGCGTTATGGCGAACAAAGTGAAAAAGAAAGCGATAAAGATAAAGACCTAGGGGAAGAGCTAGCTGATGTTGTATTTGTAGTTTTGTGTTTAGCAAATCAAACAGGTATTGATTTACAAACTGCTTTTGATAAAAAGATGGATAAAAAAACCAAACGTGACCACGATAGACATCATAATAACGAGAAATTAAAGTAG
- a CDS encoding transglutaminase domain-containing protein codes for MKKILALITLVVSVSFGQAQDFKFGKVSKEELQENVHPIDSSANAAVLSKKEDVYFIFTNYDGFMQHREVTERIKIYNKEGYDWATKKIYLYEGSSGATKEKVSSVKGYTYNLKGDKVEKTKLKKDGIFEEDINDYTEVNTITMPNVQDGCVIEYTYKIVSPFIAIDDFTFQYDIPINKLDVKIITPQFYRYNKFNNTKASYFPRIKESREKKTLPTKKASFLGTSATENTSTYNNSNNSYYQDVLTISESNVPALKAEAFAGSMNNYVSKMSMELAAILNEYGSETKSFSSTWEGVSKTINKLASFGGQLKRTNFFEDDITSVTASAENDFQKAAILSAFVKSKVKWNGYYGVSAYKGTKDAYKEGEGNVADINLLLIAMLKSQGVEANPVLVSTRNNGIPLYPTQKGFNYVICMVEDQGKYILLDASERFSSVNVLPERALNWQGRLIKDDGSSSWVSLMSSQQSLESTSLNVKMAEDLSVSGKVRQIVKSNMSLSYKKKYIGLSKDDQVKAIERNKGAIEVSNLELEDKDGNTFSGSYDYVLNDAVEDIGGKLYFSPLLFLAEKENPFKLDERQYPIDFSVPLKQKNIVNIMLPEGYQVESLPQSEVMEFAGGKIKYSFILKENGNFIQLSTEFDLQTPFVGSADYVVFKEFFGKVVAKQAEQIVLSK; via the coding sequence ATGAAAAAAATTTTAGCATTAATCACTTTAGTAGTATCGGTATCATTTGGGCAGGCTCAAGATTTTAAATTTGGAAAAGTCTCAAAAGAAGAATTGCAAGAAAATGTACATCCGATTGACTCTTCTGCAAATGCAGCAGTGTTATCAAAAAAAGAAGACGTTTACTTTATTTTCACAAATTATGACGGTTTTATGCAACACAGAGAAGTTACTGAGCGCATAAAGATATATAATAAAGAGGGTTATGATTGGGCTACAAAAAAAATCTACTTATACGAGGGAAGCTCTGGCGCCACTAAAGAAAAAGTGTCTAGTGTTAAAGGATATACATATAATCTAAAAGGGGACAAAGTTGAAAAAACAAAGCTTAAAAAAGACGGCATTTTTGAAGAAGACATTAATGATTATACAGAAGTAAACACAATTACGATGCCTAATGTTCAAGATGGATGTGTTATAGAATATACATATAAGATAGTGTCTCCATTTATTGCTATTGATGATTTTACGTTTCAATATGATATCCCAATCAATAAATTAGATGTCAAGATTATTACGCCTCAATTTTATAGATATAATAAGTTTAATAATACAAAAGCTTCATATTTCCCAAGAATTAAAGAGTCAAGAGAAAAGAAAACACTGCCTACAAAAAAGGCTTCATTTTTAGGAACTTCAGCTACAGAAAACACGTCAACATATAATAATTCTAACAATTCATATTATCAAGATGTACTAACTATTTCAGAAAGTAATGTTCCTGCTTTAAAAGCTGAAGCTTTTGCCGGTAGTATGAATAATTATGTTTCTAAAATGAGTATGGAATTAGCAGCAATCCTTAATGAGTATGGGTCAGAGACCAAATCTTTTTCTTCTACTTGGGAAGGTGTTTCAAAAACCATTAATAAACTAGCAAGTTTTGGTGGGCAACTCAAAAGAACAAACTTTTTTGAAGATGATATAACATCAGTAACTGCTAGTGCCGAAAATGATTTTCAGAAAGCTGCAATTCTATCAGCATTTGTAAAATCTAAAGTAAAGTGGAATGGTTATTATGGTGTTTCTGCGTATAAAGGAACGAAGGATGCATACAAAGAAGGAGAAGGTAATGTGGCAGATATCAATTTATTATTAATCGCAATGCTCAAATCTCAAGGTGTAGAGGCAAACCCTGTCTTAGTGAGTACTAGAAATAATGGAATTCCGTTATACCCAACACAAAAAGGATTTAACTATGTAATTTGTATGGTTGAAGATCAAGGAAAGTATATTCTATTAGACGCTTCTGAACGATTTAGTTCAGTAAACGTACTTCCAGAAAGAGCACTAAACTGGCAGGGACGTTTAATTAAAGATGATGGTTCATCGAGTTGGGTGTCTTTAATGTCAAGCCAACAATCATTAGAGTCAACATCATTAAATGTAAAAATGGCAGAGGATTTAAGTGTTTCAGGTAAAGTAAGACAGATTGTTAAATCTAATATGTCACTTAGCTACAAGAAAAAGTACATTGGATTAAGTAAAGACGACCAAGTCAAAGCTATTGAGAGAAACAAAGGTGCCATTGAGGTTTCAAATTTAGAATTAGAAGATAAAGATGGTAACACATTTTCAGGATCTTACGATTATGTTTTAAATGATGCAGTAGAGGATATAGGTGGAAAGTTATATTTTAGTCCCTTACTGTTTTTAGCGGAAAAAGAGAATCCTTTCAAATTAGATGAGCGTCAATATCCTATTGATTTTTCGGTGCCGTTAAAGCAAAAAAATATAGTTAATATAATGCTGCCAGAAGGCTACCAGGTAGAAAGTTTACCTCAAAGTGAGGTTATGGAATTCGCTGGTGGAAAAATTAAATATTCTTTTATTCTCAAGGAAAACGGTAATTTTATTCAGTTAAGTACTGAATTTGATTTGCAAACACCTTTTGTTGGTTCTGCAGATTATGTAGTCTTTAAAGAATTCTTTGGAAAAGTTGTTGCTAAACAAGCAGAGCAAATTGTCTTATCAAAATAA